The following proteins come from a genomic window of Candidatus Neomarinimicrobiota bacterium:
- a CDS encoding PBP1A family penicillin-binding protein, which produces MPQRDKKTESGHWGRVFLRVFLFFMVLGVVGLIYVSILSRDLPSLEQLENYDPDLVTRIYSDDGVLLKELYTQRRVYVELERIPESLTLATLSSEDRRFRSHWGISLRDVLRAVIINSITLSYRQGFSSVSQQLARNLYDTIGFKKTLTRKLKEVITAIQIERTYTKDEILEMYLNSVHFGHGTYGVQAAAKRYFGENVGNLTLDESALLIGLLPAPARYSPINHLDRAVGRRNVVLRLMRDQGKISETAVAEAKAIMPNIVEDTGDRGLAPYFTEYVRRILEKEDESLNIDIYRDGLEIYTTLDSRMQMVAEEAVLKTVRANQKVLNDRLYNDREEFEQLAYLTIHSEDSIRMMLEGELPLYEDLRDKLLVQVALVAIDPSNGHIRAMIGGRPDYHDQFNRSTQAKRQPGSVFKPFIYTAAIDNGYPVTKQLMNQPVRLNVQNAQGDWEQWKPRNYDSSTGGRTTLREGLRRSLNLISVRLVQELVPPEVVVRTAKRMHLSTPIRAVDAIALGTSEVIPLEISSAYATFGNKGVWSKPMAIKRIVDRFGVTVKNYFPEREEVLSEETAFIMTDLLKTVVDRGTGGRIRWMYKFNHPAGGKTGTTQGWTDAWFVGYTPHLAAGVWFGVDDPQVSLGERQDGSRAALPAWARFMKAVYDTTQWKYRDFEVPQGVAKIEICKVSKDLPTEYCPTEQEYFIRKYAPVETCRVHTEASTRRERDPRFEY; this is translated from the coding sequence ATGCCTCAAAGAGACAAGAAAACCGAGTCAGGCCACTGGGGAAGAGTTTTCCTGCGCGTCTTCCTTTTCTTCATGGTCTTGGGCGTTGTGGGACTCATTTACGTAAGCATTCTCTCCCGGGACCTCCCATCCCTTGAGCAGCTGGAGAATTATGATCCCGATCTTGTGACGCGCATTTACTCAGACGATGGGGTACTGTTGAAGGAGCTGTACACTCAACGTAGAGTCTACGTTGAGCTCGAGAGGATTCCTGAGAGTCTCACTCTTGCCACCCTTTCATCAGAGGATCGCCGGTTTCGCTCCCACTGGGGAATCTCCCTTCGTGATGTGCTACGGGCCGTTATCATTAACTCAATTACGCTGAGCTACAGGCAGGGGTTCAGTTCCGTTTCCCAGCAACTGGCAAGGAATCTTTACGACACCATCGGATTCAAGAAAACTCTGACTCGCAAGCTGAAGGAGGTCATCACCGCTATTCAGATCGAGAGGACGTACACAAAAGACGAGATTCTCGAAATGTATCTCAATTCTGTCCATTTCGGGCACGGGACGTACGGTGTTCAGGCCGCAGCGAAACGGTATTTTGGTGAGAATGTAGGGAATTTGACCCTCGACGAATCTGCTCTCCTCATAGGATTGCTTCCGGCCCCGGCCCGGTACAGTCCCATCAATCACCTGGACCGGGCAGTGGGAAGGCGAAACGTGGTTCTGCGTCTCATGAGGGATCAGGGGAAGATCAGCGAAACGGCCGTGGCGGAAGCAAAGGCGATCATGCCGAATATAGTGGAGGATACCGGCGACCGGGGACTGGCTCCCTACTTCACCGAATACGTTCGACGAATTCTTGAAAAGGAAGACGAATCTCTTAATATCGACATCTACCGGGACGGGCTGGAAATCTACACGACGCTTGACAGTCGAATGCAAATGGTGGCCGAAGAGGCGGTTCTTAAAACGGTGAGGGCCAATCAGAAAGTACTAAACGACCGATTGTACAATGACCGCGAGGAATTTGAGCAACTGGCATATCTCACCATTCACTCCGAAGATTCGATCCGGATGATGCTCGAGGGGGAGCTCCCCCTTTACGAGGACTTGCGGGACAAGCTGTTGGTCCAGGTGGCCCTGGTGGCCATCGATCCCTCAAATGGTCATATCCGGGCAATGATCGGTGGAAGACCCGATTATCACGATCAATTCAACCGGTCCACCCAGGCGAAAAGACAACCGGGCTCAGTGTTCAAGCCGTTCATCTACACGGCTGCCATCGACAACGGATATCCCGTTACCAAACAGCTCATGAATCAACCGGTGAGATTGAATGTTCAGAACGCCCAGGGAGACTGGGAACAGTGGAAACCGCGAAACTACGACTCTTCGACAGGTGGAAGGACCACCCTCAGAGAGGGCCTTCGTCGGTCGCTGAATCTCATTTCGGTACGCCTGGTTCAGGAACTGGTCCCACCAGAAGTGGTCGTTCGAACGGCGAAAAGAATGCACCTTTCAACACCTATTCGGGCAGTGGACGCCATCGCTCTTGGAACTTCGGAGGTGATTCCTCTGGAGATTTCCTCCGCCTACGCTACCTTCGGAAACAAAGGGGTATGGAGCAAACCCATGGCGATCAAGAGAATTGTAGACCGTTTCGGAGTCACCGTAAAGAACTACTTTCCCGAGAGGGAAGAGGTATTAAGCGAGGAAACTGCGTTCATCATGACAGACCTGTTGAAAACTGTTGTGGACCGGGGAACAGGTGGTCGAATTCGATGGATGTACAAGTTCAACCACCCAGCCGGTGGAAAAACAGGGACCACTCAGGGTTGGACAGACGCGTGGTTTGTGGGATATACTCCCCATCTCGCCGCGGGCGTCTGGTTTGGTGTGGATGACCCACAGGTGAGCCTCGGGGAAAGACAGGACGGGAGTCGAGCCGCTCTGCCCGCTTGGGCCCGATTCATGAAAGCCGTTTACGATACGACCCAATGGAAATACAGGGATTTCGAGGTTCCCCAAGGAGTTGCGAAAATCGAGATTTGCAAAGTGAGTAAGGATCTACCAACAGAATACTGCCCCACCGAACAGGAGTATTTCATTCGCAAGTATGCCCCCGTAGAAACGTGTAGAGTACACACCGAAGCTTCCACACGCCGGGAACGTGATCCGAGGTTCGAGTACTAG
- a CDS encoding thymidine phosphorylase encodes MNIAHLVEAKRSGHSHSSDEIKSIIHAYSRGDVPDDKMSSWVKAVHSQGMSDEEIIALVDAMLTSGERMDFSNISKFVADKHSTGGVGDKVSLVLGPLMAAAGLAIPMISGRSLGHTGGTLDKLESIPGYRTNLSISEFRATVETVGIGMIGQTDEICPADRKMYALRDAIGITKSIPFICGSIMSKKIAEGIQGLVMDVKVGAGAFMKTVEEARELAEKLTMIGKHFGISIDVIFSDMSQPLGNESGLWNEIQESILTLKGGGPEDLSRVTFKLGGSLLRQADMASNDGEARDLQIDLIKKGKAYRKFLEMVEAQGGSPSSLDRPDYYAAGRYMSQVIAPKAGYITSMETLKIGQAVNHLTVMRKGKIRRLDPAGGVQFKKKIGDQVDAGETLALCFGGDEKRVKEAALDLARLTGIGEEPVAPRRLFYS; translated from the coding sequence ATGAATATAGCTCACCTGGTTGAAGCCAAACGCTCGGGACATTCCCACTCATCCGACGAAATTAAGTCAATCATACATGCCTACAGCCGCGGAGACGTGCCTGATGACAAAATGTCGTCCTGGGTAAAAGCGGTCCATTCTCAAGGGATGTCAGATGAGGAGATTATCGCTCTCGTGGACGCAATGTTAACTTCAGGGGAGAGAATGGATTTTTCCAATATCTCGAAATTTGTGGCAGATAAGCACAGCACCGGAGGAGTGGGGGACAAAGTTTCTTTGGTCCTTGGACCCCTCATGGCGGCAGCGGGACTGGCCATCCCCATGATCTCCGGTCGGAGTCTGGGCCACACGGGCGGCACCCTTGACAAGCTGGAATCAATCCCCGGATACCGGACAAATCTTTCTATCAGTGAATTCCGCGCTACCGTAGAAACCGTGGGTATCGGTATGATCGGCCAGACAGATGAGATCTGTCCCGCCGACAGGAAGATGTACGCCCTCAGGGATGCCATCGGGATCACAAAATCGATCCCTTTCATCTGTGGGAGCATCATGAGCAAGAAGATCGCTGAGGGGATTCAGGGGCTGGTTATGGATGTGAAAGTTGGTGCTGGCGCCTTTATGAAGACGGTGGAAGAGGCCAGGGAACTGGCGGAGAAACTCACCATGATCGGAAAACACTTTGGCATCTCGATTGACGTTATCTTTTCGGATATGAGTCAACCTCTGGGGAATGAATCAGGGCTCTGGAACGAGATACAGGAATCGATACTCACGCTGAAGGGAGGGGGCCCTGAGGATCTGTCCCGTGTAACGTTCAAATTGGGGGGTTCGCTTTTAAGACAAGCCGACATGGCCAGCAATGACGGAGAAGCCAGGGACCTCCAGATTGACCTCATAAAGAAGGGCAAGGCCTATCGCAAGTTTCTGGAGATGGTGGAAGCTCAGGGAGGATCTCCTTCCTCTCTGGATCGCCCTGACTACTATGCCGCAGGGCGATATATGTCCCAGGTAATCGCTCCAAAGGCGGGATACATCACTTCCATGGAAACATTGAAAATTGGCCAGGCTGTCAACCATCTCACCGTCATGAGAAAGGGTAAGATCCGTCGCCTGGATCCGGCCGGGGGAGTACAGTTCAAGAAGAAGATTGGCGACCAGGTTGATGCGGGAGAGACTCTCGCACTCTGTTTTGGGGGTGATGAAAAGAGGGTGAAAGAGGCAGCCTTAGACCTTGCCCGCCTTACGGGGATCGGGGAGGAACCGGTAGCCCCACGCCGGCTGTTCTATTCCTAG